aaaatatcacacaacaattTCCCAATgctccttcctcccctgccttcccccaGATCCACTACTCTGTTTCTATTCAACAATGAGCTTGCTTCCCAGGGAGATCATGACAAGTATCATAATGTGGAATAACAAGAAACAATAAGACTAggtacaaaccctcatatcatggCTGGAGACAAAAAAAAGTAGGAATTAAAGGATCCCCCaaaaggcaaaagagtcagaaatactTCCAATCCCACTTTTATGTGTCCCATAAACACCTCCAGTTAAACAACCACAGCTTGTATGCCCAGGGCTGGTGCAAACATTTCCGGGATCCATGGTTGTTGACTTATCTGTGGGCCTGTGTGAGCCCTGCTATGTTCATTCTATGGGtcatgttttcctggtgtcctctgaatcctacagtccttcctccccttcttctgcaagTTTTGCAATCTATACCAAGCACTtggtctctgcatttgctcccatCATCTGCTGGAGAAAGCCTCCCTGGTGACAAATGGGCTAGACAACAACCTTTGCTTATAGCGGAATaatattagaaatcattttactgACTTTTTCCCAGTTACGTTTGATTCTTTCCAGAGTTTGGAGCCATCCAGGTTCCAATTcatggccatccaggcagtgtcagggaagTGCTTTCTCTTGTGACTTAGGCCTCAGAATTGGATGGCCACTACCACTAGCTCTGATCCACCATTGTGCCAGGCAGGACAGGTTGTGGGtctaaggttttgtggctgggttagtaTCCCAGTATCACCACTAGGAGCCAAGCCTGGTGATAGAAGAAGGACAGTCAGGCTCCATATCatccaaaatatttataaacttttgaaacttttcttctgagaactttgtttagctctgtagcccatttttattaagttGTTTATTCATACAGATTTTAGTTCTGCATGTAGTCTAGATAGAAATATTCTGTCAGATATATATGTTGGGAAGATTTTCTCCCATGTAGTAGACTACCTCGTCACTCAATTAACAATTTTATCTGCTGAACAAAAGCTTTTAAATTCCAAAAAGTTCATTTGCCGACTGTTGGCTTTATTTCTCGAGCATCCAGGGTACGATTTAGGAAGTCTGTCTCTTATTGTGGACTACTATAGGGGTTTGAATAGAAGTGCctctcataggctcatgtatttgagcacTTGGTGTATTAGCAATGTTGTTTTGGAGGGTTATGAAACTCATAGAACACAAATTTTCCTGGGGAGCTGCATTTCCAAGGGGTCATGAAAGATTATAACTTCACTTCTAGTTCATTCTCTACTATCTGTGTGTTATTGGTAGCTAGATGGGCATGCTTCCTCCTGCAACACCTGCtgcaatgctttctttttcattataggCTTCCCGTTTGAAAACATATGTCAATACAAACCCTTCCATTagatgcttttgttcatggtatttgtcacagcaacaaaagtacCAAATAAACCTATGCACTTTCTCCactgacagtttcagagtttcaataccattttaatactttctgttgtcttattgctctagttaagaATCAAATCCTATTATTGAATAACAGCAGGATAtctttcttctgattttaaaTAAAGTGTCACAAAACCTTTTCTTCATTTGCCATGTTGTTAGTTGTTAATTTATAGAGTATAGCTTTTATTGTGTTGAGAAAGCTCCCTTCTAATAATAGCTCATTCATGACTGTAATCATGAAATCATGAACTGAATTAAAGgttgtttttctacattttcagATGTGATCATGCAGTCTCTGACTTTGAGACTCTTCATGTgataaaacacatttattgatTTAAGCATGTTGGACCACCCTTGTAAATATGAATGAAGCTAAATGAGTCCTAACAAATAATATTTGGTATTTCTTGAATTCTGCTTACAAGTATTTGAGGCACTTGCACATATAGAATACAAAGAAACATAATTAAAGAGAATAATTCTTGGAAAAGTAGAGCGAAAATATTCCTTTACCTGAAGTCTTCAAAACAACATCCCCTCGGCTGTGTCTAAGAGctttcttcaagaaaatattaTTGCATATGAATTTAGATTTGTTACATTTTTACTATTTAAGCAAATAATATATTGTCATTCTTACTAAGTATAAGACAAAGCagaatatatatgaatgtgaCAAAGCATACCAATATtttcaaggaaatatttttctttaatactggTTAACAATGAACATTTATATGCAATTAAGAATGATCAGAGTGCAAGCGTTTAATTATTTGTCTACAGCCCACTATATGTTTAAATACTCTCATCATTgcctttttcatttcttgattcCAGAATGTGTAGATCACAGGGTTCAGAATGGGGGTGACAACTGCCTCAAATATGGACAGAAATTTATCCAAGTGTGTGAAATAAGAAGGCCGTGTGTAGATGAACATCACAGGAccaaagaataagaccactacggTCACATGAGCTGAAAGTGTAGACAGGGCCTTAGAGGAGCCACTTGTAGAATGTTTCTGAACAGTAAATATGATGATAATATAGGAAATGATCAGTATGAAGAAGGAACCTACAGACATAAATCCAGTGTTGACAGAGACTAGTAATTTCAGTCTGTATGTACTGTATGTATCTACACAGGCAAGTTTGATGAACCCAGGAAAGTCACAATAGAAGCTGTCCAAGACATTTGGTCCACAAAATGGTaagtttactacaaaagccaattGAATGAGAGAATGGATAAAGCCAGCCACCCAGGAGGCCACTGAAAACAAGATGCACATTTTTGGGCTCATAAACGTCAGATAATGGAGAGGTTTacatatggccacatatctgtcaaaGGCCATGGCTATGAGTAAAATCACCTCCACACCACTAACGAAGTGAATGAAGAATATTTGGGTGATGCATCCTCCAAAAGTGATGACTTTATGCTTTCTCAACAGATCATAAATCATCTTGGGGGACGCAACAGAAGAAACACCCAGGTCGATGAAGGAGAGGTTAGCCAACAGAAAGTACATGGGAGAGTGTAAGTGAGGGTCAGAAGCCACAGCAAACACGATGAGGGAGTTTCCTGTCATGCTTACGACATAAAACATGGAGGAGAACACAAAAAGGAATAATTGGATGTCCCAAGATTTGGTGAGTCCCAGGAACACAAATTCTGACACCACagactgattctttccttccattggcTTTGTTTGCAGTACTACCTGAAGGAGGAAATGTGAGAAActgtaaattataattttataaatagaataggAGAATCTCCTAGTAATGAAAATCTATTTTACTGCAGCATTGAAACTGACTTTAATGTAAGTAGTGTGAGAGAAGGAAGTTCTATACACAATCAATAatctgaaatttataaattagtttgaATTATGACTTAACACCTGTAGCAAAAGTTTTTatcaaaactcaaaagaaaataaggtttgatgggttttaaaaggggatattagggcttggagagatgactcatcagttaagagcacttgctattatTTCAAAAGACCCTAGTTTTGTTCTTAGCCTCCATTCAAGTAGCTTAAAATAGCCTAGAGTTCTAGCTCCCCAAAGTCAAATGACACCTCTTGGTTTCCATAAATTTCCACAAACATGAAACATGAACTTAATCTCAAGAACACatacaagtaatttttaaatgaacctttaaaaagagaatatttttacaaactgttgatgacatttaaattaacacattcattaaagaaaaaagtatgaaAAGTTTTCAAAAACTGAAGTACAGTTTAAATTTGCAGCACAGTATAGGTGTGCTTGtctaacattttatttctttatattggcTTTATCCTTAATAGTATAATACAAAAAGAGAAGTGGGTTGGGGTATAGagtaaaaaaagaagacaagagaagagatgcaaatgattaaaagagaaataccatataatataaaaattctcACCTTAAGGgtatataaacagaagaaaacattatatGAATATGTTTCCAATTTTGTTGTACTATtactcttaaaaattaatattatgatgAACAACCTTTGTTCATTTAACATTTATAGACACGTTAATTGTAAAGGCacagatataaaaacaaaaaaatgtaagaatCCTTTTATCCTAATCCTGTGAAATGATTTGTattatttgtagttttattttatttagagaagAAACAGCATAGCATACatcatcttttctttatattcaGGAACCGTGATTAATCAGCTATGTGCTGTCTACCATTTGAAAAGATGCTGAGCAGTCaaccttgagttttctttttgttaaacaaattaaaatggttACTTCAGTGAAGTTATAGGAATGAAACACAGATCACACTCATGCATTCAGtaaggactgggcaggacagagtgAGGCagacataaatattttatcatgtcCACAATAGTTAAGAGCTACATTTGTGGATATTTAATTAATTCTAACATAACaattcatttcttcctcttgctcATAGCAGTGACCAATTCATGAGATTActcaaaaacattaatgaataTGAATAAGCAGAGGGCATCACACTACCATGACCAAATATGTTTCAAAATGTACAACTTGTCTCCCATTGATGAATACATTACATTATTCACATCATTTCAACAAGAATACAACACAACATATCGAATGTGAAATTGGTGCATTTGCTGTCATAGaacatcatatatatgtttagTACTCAATAAAAATTGAATTCATTGGTTCATTTCTCAAACAGCAACCTCTATACAGCTCAATTCACATTTGTCTTCTCATTAGTGCATACCAAAGTTTAAACTCTGAAAACCTAGAAaatgagggaaaaataaatacatatttaatgaaatttgaaaattctctatttatgttttttaaaactacaaaatatACATGATTATATAATATTAGAGATTGGATAGAATtatgaaatgataaagaaaatgaactgtaATCTTTTCTTTAAGCATTCTAACTCTGCCCAAGCCTGTCTTAAGCATACTTCCTCTGGTTCTCAGGGCTTCCTTACTCATCCTTTAAAGTTCTTTTCCCTTCATGTACTTGATTTCCATGTCACCTtaactaattctctctctctttgtctctccttcacattcttaccttctttctcagtctctatctttcttctgcccctctctctccttcctcccctaaaGTACTGCTGAGATTTAAAAGTTGTCTTCCCTGGGGTAATTTTCTTACAAACACTAAATTATTCTCAGTCTTCAAAAAGCAGTAATAAAGggataaataagaataaagaaaaaatctaaATCTAGGTCATGTAGAATGTTCATAGGAAGActatgaaatttgaaaaattggtaaataatagggatagaaaattGAGAAAGTTTACTGTAAAAtgtgcaaaaatatttaaattatgaacttATTCCCCTCAGTTGAATCTGTCTGTATTTTGACAATGCTTATACTTTCAAAGCAGTTCTTAAATTCAAAGAAACCTAACCAAATATGGTTGGCCTAATTTAAGACATGActacatttatttaatagtttggGAGATATAAATAGCTCTGTATCTTATTCAAATACATAATTAGGTAAAAGTCACCTCATACATCTTTAGTCTTCCTGATAAGAACACTGATCAGAATGAAATTAATTCAAACATTCAAACTTTATATCTTATACCACAgatgaaagcaagaaaataattaaaccttttatattttaaataccattttgttctgaaattaaaatgacattttatcacaacatatattttcaacattgAGGCTTTTGTTGTCATGTTAATATTTACTTCTGGTCAGGTTTTCATAACACTCTTCCAATCTGAGATCATGAAAATATCTCAGaaatttgcatttgttttacaGAATATCCATCAAACATTTTGTAGAAGGTGAGTTGTTCACACTcaacctatttttaaaagtaagaaagaagaaaactgcaAACGATTATACGTATCATTGATATTTCATTAGTTACCAGTTTGTAGGTATTATATCATTCATTAAACCAGTTATAAGCGGACAAAGAATGATTAATTATATTTCTACATAAACTTAGTAGAAAATGTTACAAGGTTGTTTGGCTTCTCAAGGCCATTTACAATGAGGGTCTAGCTCATAGGCAGTCGGTTACTTAGCCTTTGCCAATACTTCAGTTACTGTTTATCAGCTATCCTCCTGTGCGTTCAATTCCTTTTCCTGACTGCTCTCTACTTTGCTTGTCTTCCTCAAGCCCTTTAAGATGTGACTCTTATCCACAGTAATTCCAAGCACAAACTAGCATTTGGGAATTAGCCACCCAAGCATTGCTAGGTTTATTTCCGTCCATGCATTTTACCTGAATGATAACAACATCATCTTAGCAgagacaggcttctctgtgtgcCCTCACATAAAATGCTATATGGAATCTTCCATTAGGGAGATAAGAAGCTAATTATATGCCTCAAGAGGCCACAGACAAGGTATATTCTAAAAACATAGCAATTTAAAAGCATCATGTGGTTATAGAATTCTTTTCTCTAGAGTATTTTGTTTTGGTCTATTTGACCAAAGAATTTCTGTAGCTCACAGTATAATATTAAGGAGAAGACAAAAAAACCCAGTATTATTATGGTATCAATAAACTACATGAATTTGAAAGTTTAAAAGTTAAcatggccagctggccttggtgagttcccgatagaacatccccattgtttcagtgtgtgggtgcaccccttgtggtcctgagttccttgctcgtgctccgtctccttctgctcctgatttggaccttgagatttctgtccggtgctcccacgtgggtctctgtctctgtctcctttcatcgcctgatgaaggttaatattcatgaggatgcctatgtgtttgtctttggattcaccttcttatttagcttctctaggaacatgaattataagctcaatgtcctttatttatggctagaaaccaaatatgagtgagtacatcccatgttcctctttttgggtctggcttacctcactcaggatagtgttttctatttccatccatttgtatacaaaattcaagaagtccttgttttttactgctgagtagtactctaatatgtatatattccatactttcttcatgattcttccattgagaggcatctaggttgtttcctggttctggctattacaaacaatgctgccatgaacatatttgagcatatacttttgttgtatgatagggcctctcttgggcatattcccaagagtggtattgctggattcaggggtaggttgatcccgaatttcctgagaaaccgaaacactgctttccagagtggttgcacaagtttgcattcccaccagcaatgggtgagtgtacccctttctccacaacctctccagcaaaggctatcattggtgtttttgattttagccactgtgacaggtgtaagatggtatcttaaagttgtcttgatttgcatttcccacaggtcagggaaccctgattgcccttaaagcagatgagggagggggacttgatcgggggagggggaggggaatgggaagcggttgtggggaggaggcagaactccttaataaataaataaatttaaaaaaaaataaagataaataaaagttaacattgtggcaaacacctttaatctcagaaatcATAAGGCAGAGGCACGTAGATCTCAgtgtgtttgaagccagccttaaatagtgactttcaaaacatttagagctacatagtgagatcctgctcaGTGCAGAAAATTCTCACTGCtactcaaccacaaagacaggcacctactcagagtaaagggctgggaaaaggcttatcaagcaaatggacctaagaaacaagcaggtgtggccatactaatctctaacaaagttgccttcaaacttaaatcaatcagaagagatggagagggacattttatactcataacaggaacaattcatcaggtaGAAGTCTcgatcctgaatatctacgcccctaataaaaaagcacccacgtacgtaaaagaaacattactaaaattcaaggcagccatcaaaccgcacacactaatagtaggagacttcaacactcctctctcaccagtggacaggtcaaccagacagaaacctaacagagaaattagagaattaatggaggtaatgaaggaaatggatttaacagacatctatagattattccacccaaagaggaaagaatataccttcttctctgcagctcatggaaccttctcgaaaattgaccacatactcggaaacaaagctaacttacacagttacaaaaaaatattactaaccacctgtgtcttatcagatcaccatggattaaagttagaattcaacaacaatgctacccccagaaagcctacaaagtcatggaaaccgaacagtcaactactgaaccatacctggattaaggaagaaataaagaaagaaattaaagtcttcctggaattcaatgaaaataaagaagcaacatactcaaacttatgggacactatgaaatcagtcctaagaggaaagttcatcgcactaagtgcccacttaaagaaaacagagaaagctcacattggagacttaacagcccacctgaaagctctagaaaaaaaagaagcagactcacctaggaggagtagaagactggaaataatcaaactgagggctgaaatcaacaaaatagaaacacagaaaacaatccaaagaatcaatgaatcaaaaagctggttcctggagaaaatcaacaagattgacaaacccctatccaaactagtcaaacgcagagagaaaatttgcaaattaataagatcagaaatgaaaagggggacataaccacaaacagaggaaattcagagaatcattagatcttactacaaaagcctgtatgccacaaaactggaaaatgtaaaagaaatggacacttttttagataaataccatttaccaaaattaaaccaggagcaggtgaacaatctaaacagacctgttagtcgcgaagaattagaagctgttatcaaaaacctccctaccaaaaaaagcccagggccagatggtttcaatgcagaattctaccagaacttccaagaagacctaatacctatactcctcaatgtatttcacaatatagaaacagaagaggcactgccaaattccttttatgaagctacagttactctgataccaaaaccgcacaaagactcaactaagaaagagaattatagaccaatctcactcatgaatatcgacgcaaaaatcctcaacaaaatactggcaaaccgattccaagaacacatccaaaaaattatccattatgatcaagtaggcttcattcctgggatgcagggctggttcaacatatgaaaatctatcaatgtaatccagcatataaataaagttaaagaaaaacccatatgatcatttcattagatgctgaaaaagcatttgacaaaattcaacatccctttatgataaaagtcttggagagatcagggctacaagggtcatacctaaatataataaaagctatttacagcaggccgacagctaacatcaaattaaacggagagaaactcaaagccatcccgcttaactcaggaacacgacaaggctgtccactctggccatacctcttcaatataatgcttgaagttctagcaatagcaataagacaacataatgggatcaaggggattcaaattggaaaggaagaagtgaaacttttgttatttgcagatgatatgatagtgtacataagcgacccccaaaactccaccaaagaacttttacagctgataaatagctttagtaatgtggcaggatacaagatcatctccaaaaaatcagtcaccctcttatacacaaaggatatggaagcagagagggaaatcagagaagctgaaccattcacgatagccacaaacagcatacaatatcttggggtaaatctaaccaaggaagtgaaagatctatttgacaagaactttaaggcattgaagaaagatattgaagaggataccaaaatatggatggacctcccttgctcttagattgggaggatcaacatagtaaaaatggcaattctaccaaaggcaatttatagattcaatgcaatccccaacaagatcccatcaaaattcttcacagatctggagaggacaataatcaactttatatggaaaaacaaaaaacccaggatagccaaaacaatcctatacaataaaggatcttctggaggcattaccatccctgacttcaaactctattacagagctacagtaatgaaaacagggtggtactggcataaaaacagagaagtcgaccaatggaatcgtatagaagacctggattttatcccacaaacctatgaacacctcatttttgataaaggagctaaaagtatacaatggaagaaagaaagcatcttcaaaaaatggtgctggcacaactggatgtcaacctgtagaagaatgaaaatagacctatatctatcaccatgcacaaaactcaagtccaaatggattaaagacctcaatatcagcccgaacacactgaaactgatagaagagaaagtgggaagtaccctacatcagatgggcacaggagatcgcttcctatgtataagcCCAGaagcatagacattaagggcaacattgaataaatgggacctactaaaactgagaagcttctgtaaagcaaaggacactgtcactaagacacaaaggcaacctactgactgggagaagatcttcaccaaccccacaacagacaaaggtctgatctccaaaatatatagagaactcaagaaactagactttaaaatgctaattaacccaattaaaaaatggggcactgaatt
The Microtus pennsylvanicus isolate mMicPen1 chromosome 2, mMicPen1.hap1, whole genome shotgun sequence DNA segment above includes these coding regions:
- the LOC142844959 gene encoding olfactory receptor 4F3/4F16/4F29-like produces the protein MEGKNQSVVSEFVFLGLTKSWDIQLFLFVFSSMFYVVSMTGNSLIVFAVASDPHLHSPMYFLLANLSFIDLGVSSVASPKMIYDLLRKHKVITFGGCITQIFFIHFVSGVEVILLIAMAFDRYVAICKPLHYLTFMSPKMCILFSVASWVAGFIHSLIQLAFVVNLPFCGPNVLDSFYCDFPGFIKLACVDTYSTYRLKLLVSVNTGFMSVGSFFILIISYIIIIFTVQKHSTSGSSKALSTLSAHVTVVVLFFGPVMFIYTRPSYFTHLDKFLSIFEAVVTPILNPVIYTFWNQEMKKAMMRVFKHIVGCRQIIKRLHSDHS